In one window of Campylobacter hepaticus DNA:
- a CDS encoding NADH-quinone oxidoreductase subunit G, translating to MTIKINGIDCTFEEGEYILNIARRNDIFIPAICYLSGCSPTLACRMCMVEVDGKKVYSCNTKAKEGMVVESDLQSLWDERNEIMQAYCINHPLECGVCDKSGECELQNFTHKSRVNIQKYWIKDTHKPHKHWGAINYDPALCIVCERCITVCKDKIGESALKTVPRNSDSVDNSFKDLMSKDAYAIWTKFQKSLIGPVNGDTLDCSFCGECTSVCPTGALISSKFQYTSNIWELKRIPASNPHSSDCELMYYDIKQSSINNQKEKIYRVSNDFAFATLNKAARFAFDTENEAQKDENAFKKLIELFEKNEIKNIKFNSFITNEEALILQNLKHKFNLNLINEEALKFKEFLDEFIANAGVFYNASTQDIVKSDFLVVAGMLLRYDAPTLSYKINNALVMNKGSGLYFHPIEDLGIIKYSKNFISHKHQYGDEEQILYFLLQKFSTDENIKNNLAQFFVDGFKDIEENINEEIVEQVIQKDEVGNEIQKEVKKIVTKKIKKTIAIKHSIFAKNLGLDEDKLENLLLKKENFILIIGSDFYFHKHAKKLAKLLALIQITTPFKVFLNPTYTNTLGVSMICDLDKNIKEGKILGYNEKGDFTFSYEEHAHLASASLNQQEGTFLNYDKRVVPTNAALEFKGYFLNDLANALGFDEEYTINYTKRLPINKGFAPLEFDDLDNFYTNGGECKRGYELNLKCFKQEAKKEFIAFNVENFVLKDDEILLYSANPSYQFGRFSNRASAINETVFLGVSEELARKNDLYDKDLVKIYIKDKEFVLSVRVDKDIKNGAYLPYFDEKIDTLSIFDERFIVARLEKIG from the coding sequence ATGACTATTAAAATAAATGGCATAGATTGTACCTTTGAAGAAGGCGAATATATTTTAAATATAGCAAGAAGGAATGATATTTTTATACCTGCAATTTGTTATCTTTCAGGTTGTAGCCCTACTTTAGCATGTCGTATGTGTATGGTAGAAGTTGATGGTAAAAAAGTATATTCTTGTAATACTAAAGCAAAAGAAGGTATGGTTGTAGAAAGTGATTTACAAAGTCTTTGGGATGAAAGAAATGAAATCATGCAAGCTTATTGTATTAACCATCCTTTAGAATGTGGAGTTTGTGATAAATCGGGTGAGTGTGAATTGCAAAATTTTACTCATAAAAGCCGTGTAAATATACAAAAATATTGGATTAAAGATACGCATAAGCCTCACAAACATTGGGGAGCGATAAATTATGATCCTGCTCTTTGTATAGTGTGTGAACGCTGTATTACTGTTTGTAAGGATAAAATAGGTGAGAGTGCTTTAAAGACAGTACCACGTAATAGTGATAGTGTAGATAATAGTTTTAAAGATCTTATGAGTAAAGACGCTTATGCTATTTGGACTAAATTTCAAAAAAGTTTAATTGGTCCTGTTAATGGTGATACATTAGATTGTTCTTTTTGTGGAGAATGCACAAGTGTGTGTCCTACAGGCGCTTTAATTAGTTCGAAATTCCAATATACTTCTAATATATGGGAGCTTAAAAGAATTCCTGCTTCAAATCCGCATTCTAGTGATTGTGAATTGATGTATTATGATATTAAACAAAGTAGTATTAATAATCAAAAAGAAAAAATTTATCGCGTAAGTAATGATTTTGCTTTTGCAACTTTAAATAAAGCAGCAAGATTTGCTTTTGATACTGAAAATGAAGCACAAAAAGATGAAAATGCTTTTAAAAAACTTATAGAACTTTTTGAAAAAAATGAAATTAAAAATATTAAATTTAATAGTTTTATTACAAATGAAGAAGCTTTGATTTTGCAAAATTTAAAACATAAATTTAATCTTAATTTGATTAATGAAGAAGCTTTAAAATTTAAAGAATTTTTAGATGAATTTATAGCTAATGCTGGAGTATTTTATAATGCAAGTACTCAAGATATAGTAAAAAGCGATTTTTTAGTCGTTGCAGGAATGCTTTTAAGATATGATGCACCAACTCTAAGTTATAAAATCAATAATGCTTTGGTAATGAATAAAGGATCAGGGCTTTATTTTCATCCTATAGAAGATTTAGGAATTATAAAATATTCTAAAAATTTTATTTCACATAAACATCAATATGGAGATGAAGAACAAATTTTATATTTTTTACTTCAAAAATTTAGTACAGATGAAAATATTAAAAATAATTTAGCACAATTTTTTGTTGATGGGTTTAAAGATATAGAAGAAAATATAAATGAAGAAATTGTAGAGCAAGTTATACAAAAAGATGAAGTAGGTAATGAAATTCAAAAAGAAGTAAAGAAAATCGTTACTAAAAAAATAAAAAAAACCATTGCAATTAAACATTCTATTTTTGCTAAAAATTTAGGTTTAGATGAAGATAAATTAGAGAATTTATTATTAAAAAAAGAAAATTTTATTCTTATTATAGGGAGTGATTTTTATTTTCATAAACATGCTAAAAAATTAGCCAAATTGCTTGCTTTAATCCAAATTACAACACCTTTTAAAGTTTTTTTAAATCCTACTTATACTAATACTTTAGGCGTTTCTATGATTTGTGATTTAGATAAAAATATAAAAGAAGGTAAAATTTTAGGTTATAATGAAAAGGGAGATTTTACTTTTTCTTATGAAGAGCATGCCCATTTAGCTAGCGCTAGTTTAAATCAACAAGAAGGAACCTTTTTAAATTATGATAAAAGAGTGGTTCCAACTAATGCAGCTTTAGAATTTAAAGGGTATTTTTTAAATGATTTAGCTAATGCTTTAGGTTTTGATGAAGAATATACTATTAATTATACTAAAAGACTTCCTATAAATAAAGGTTTTGCTCCTTTAGAATTTGATGATTTGGATAATTTTTATACTAATGGTGGCGAGTGTAAAAGAGGTTATGAGTTAAATTTAAAATGTTTTAAACAAGAAGCTAAAAAAGAATTTATAGCTTTTAATGTAGAAAATTTTGTTTTAAAAGATGATGAAATTTTACTTTATAGCGCAAATCCTAGCTACCAATTTGGTAGATTTTCAAATCGTGCTAGTGCGATTAATGAGACAGTTTTTTTAGGGGTAAGTGAGGAACTTGCTAGGAAAAATGATTTGTATGATAAAGATTTAGTTAAAATTTATATTAAAGATAAAGAATTTGTTTTAAGTGTGCGTGTAGATAAAGATATAAAAAATGGAGCTTATTTGCCGTATTTTGATGAAAAGATTGATACTTTAAGTATCTTTGATGAAAGATTTATTGTAGCAAGATTAGAAAAAATAGGATGA
- the nuoH gene encoding NADH-quinone oxidoreductase subunit NuoH, with amino-acid sequence MSDFAFFILEALIKCIIIIAIFASLAGLATYAERKVLAYFQRRIGPDMVGPFGLIQLVADMIKLFTKEDIIPSNSQKFIFAIAPLISVVCAFISLAVIPMLPEFVLFGRVIKPILADINVALLFVIGTSGLCFYAIFLGGLASNNKWSILGAARGLVAVISYESVGALALIAIVMLVSSFSLIDINNYQSDGFFSWLIFKQPLAFVLFVIALFIETNRTPLCLTENDAEIVAGYGTEYSGLRWGMFFIGEYTSMIAGSILITLLFLGGFNSFWFVPGWIMMIIKSSFIFFWYFWARATFAQLRPDQVMKMCYLILIPLAVLNLLITALVVLL; translated from the coding sequence ATGAGTGATTTTGCTTTTTTTATTTTAGAGGCTTTGATTAAATGTATTATTATTATTGCTATATTTGCTAGTTTAGCTGGGCTTGCAACCTATGCCGAAAGAAAAGTTTTAGCTTATTTTCAAAGACGTATAGGTCCTGATATGGTGGGTCCTTTTGGACTTATTCAACTTGTAGCTGATATGATAAAACTTTTTACTAAAGAGGATATTATTCCTTCTAATTCACAAAAATTCATTTTTGCTATTGCTCCTTTGATTTCTGTAGTATGTGCTTTTATTTCTTTAGCAGTTATTCCAATGTTACCTGAGTTTGTTTTATTTGGTAGAGTAATTAAACCTATATTAGCAGATATTAATGTAGCTTTACTTTTTGTCATAGGAACTTCTGGGCTTTGTTTTTATGCCATTTTTTTAGGTGGGTTAGCAAGTAATAATAAATGGTCTATTTTAGGTGCTGCAAGAGGACTTGTAGCAGTTATTTCTTATGAGAGTGTAGGTGCTTTGGCTTTGATTGCTATTGTGATGCTTGTTAGTTCTTTTTCTCTTATAGATATTAATAATTACCAAAGTGATGGTTTTTTTTCCTGGTTGATTTTTAAGCAACCTTTAGCTTTTGTACTTTTTGTAATAGCTTTATTTATAGAAACTAATAGAACCCCACTTTGTTTAACTGAAAATGATGCTGAAATTGTAGCTGGTTATGGAACAGAATATTCGGGTTTAAGATGGGGAATGTTTTTTATAGGTGAATATACTTCTATGATAGCAGGGTCTATTTTGATTACTTTATTATTTTTAGGAGGATTTAATAGCTTTTGGTTTGTTCCTGGATGGATTATGATGATAATAAAATCAAGTTTTATTTTTTTTTGGTATTTTTGGGCAAGAGCAACTTTTGCACAATTGCGTCCTGATCAAGTTATGAAAATGTGTTATTTGATTTTAATCCCTTTAGCAGTTTTAAATCTTTTAATTACTGCTTTAGTTGTGCTTTTATAG
- the nuoI gene encoding NADH-quinone oxidoreductase subunit NuoI, with protein MKNYFLIDGKRKNPCNTWQKIAQTLHRSIKLELFIGLFVMMRELLKKNNSATIKYPFEKVKLDSRYRAVHRLMRFIESENERCIGCGLCEKICISNCIRMETSLDENGRKKVANYSINLGRCIYCGFCAEVCPELAIVHGIEYENAAEQRSYFGYKQDFLTPIDKLKEQVEFEGAGSLSKDADLWVKKTPNYYDAMQERVFENDQGEAK; from the coding sequence ATGAAGAATTATTTTTTAATTGATGGAAAAAGAAAAAATCCTTGTAATACTTGGCAAAAAATTGCACAAACTTTGCATAGAAGTATTAAATTAGAGCTTTTTATAGGACTTTTTGTTATGATGAGAGAATTGCTTAAAAAAAACAATAGTGCAACGATTAAATATCCTTTTGAAAAAGTTAAGCTTGATAGTCGATACCGAGCTGTTCATAGGCTTATGCGCTTTATAGAAAGTGAAAATGAAAGATGTATAGGTTGTGGACTTTGTGAAAAAATTTGTATTAGCAATTGCATTAGAATGGAAACTTCTTTAGATGAAAATGGACGTAAAAAAGTAGCTAATTATAGTATTAATTTAGGACGTTGTATTTATTGTGGTTTTTGTGCTGAAGTTTGTCCTGAACTTGCAATAGTACATGGAATAGAGTATGAAAATGCGGCTGAACAAAGATCTTATTTTGGATATAAGCAAGATTTTTTAACTCCTATTGATAAACTTAAAGAACAAGTTGAATTTGAAGGTGCAGGAAGTCTTAGTAAGGATGCAGATTTGTGGGTTAAAAAAACACCAAATTATTATGATGCTATGCAAGAAAGAGTTTTTGAAAATGATCAAGGAGAGGCTAAATGA
- a CDS encoding NADH-quinone oxidoreductase subunit J — translation MIENLAFIFFSVVVLGFFSIAVLSKNMLYSLSALAGGMVFLSGFYFLLNAEFLGVIQIIVYSGAVLGLYSFAMMFFDLSKDLKEKLKAKKSFFVLLILSAILLLMILIGFKYQNISTDLALNNPLLFDFNKQLALAIFSKYLLAFEFMAILLLIALVCAIVLTHKDLIKEK, via the coding sequence ATGATAGAAAATTTAGCTTTTATATTTTTTAGTGTAGTAGTTTTAGGTTTTTTTAGCATAGCAGTTTTAAGTAAAAATATGCTTTATTCTCTTTCTGCTTTAGCTGGAGGTATGGTATTTTTATCAGGATTTTACTTTTTACTTAATGCGGAATTTTTAGGAGTGATACAAATTATTGTTTATAGTGGTGCTGTTTTAGGACTTTATAGTTTTGCTATGATGTTTTTTGATCTTTCTAAAGATTTAAAAGAAAAACTTAAAGCAAAAAAAAGTTTTTTTGTTTTACTTATTTTAAGCGCTATTTTACTTTTAATGATATTAATAGGTTTTAAATATCAAAATATAAGTACAGATTTGGCTTTAAATAATCCTCTTTTATTTGATTTTAATAAGCAATTGGCTTTAGCAATTTTTTCAAAATATCTTCTAGCTTTTGAATTTATGGCTATTTTGCTTTTAATTGCTTTAGTTTGCGCTATTGTGCTTACACATAAAGATCTTATAAAGGAAAAATAA
- the nuoK gene encoding NADH-quinone oxidoreductase subunit NuoK, translating into MVEKYFFIAILMFIIGLTGILKRQNLIMLFISSEILLNSANLALIAASKIHNDLNGQVFALFIMGVAACEVAVGVALCVLWYRKKGTLDLKSLKEAEV; encoded by the coding sequence ATGGTCGAAAAGTATTTTTTTATAGCCATTTTAATGTTTATCATAGGATTAACAGGAATTTTAAAAAGACAAAATCTTATTATGCTTTTTATTTCAAGTGAAATTTTGTTAAACAGCGCTAATTTAGCTTTAATAGCAGCATCTAAAATACATAATGACTTAAATGGTCAAGTTTTTGCTCTTTTTATTATGGGTGTGGCAGCTTGTGAAGTGGCTGTTGGTGTAGCCTTGTGTGTGCTTTGGTATAGAAAAAAAGGTACTTTGGACTTAAAAAGTTTAAAAGAAGCGGAGGTTTAA
- the nuoL gene encoding NADH-quinone oxidoreductase subunit L: MQSLALISLFSPLIAFVFASCFALSNKKLFVGIICSFLIVLSTFCSLYLLFCNEALNISLFEWFIGVNFGFVVDAISLTMMSVVGIVASCVHFYSIFYMAHDEGFNKFFAYLGLFVFSMLFLVMSDNFLGLFVGWEGVGLCSWLLIGFWYKNPTYSFAANEAFIMNRIADLGMLLGIFWLYLQTQTLKYDEVFAMVQSLDHNALILIGTCLFIGAMGKSAQFPFHTWLADAMAGPTPVSALIHAATMVTAGVYLLIRASTIYDLIPEVSYGIALLGSFVAIFAASMALVARDLKRIIAYSTLSQLGYMFVAAGLGAYSIALFHLLTHAFFKSLLFLGAGNVMHAMNNELDIKKMGGLFQPLKLSAILMCIGSLALSGIYPFAGFFSKDLILGYSFISFHHGIFLTLLIAAFLTAFYSFRLLMLVFFVPIKHEKHPHEASKIALLAMSPLVVLSCITGFFEHKFFEYLGTKLVFIDAQNHIVMICASIAAILGIVLAIIAYKKAWFKENIKENKIYKLLSNDYFIPQFYHQFLVRKYESLCSILRYFDIFIFDKILQKMAFYSQNMSKKMIMPNSLNLMLRFLIAAFVVLMILVWVV; encoded by the coding sequence ATGCAAAGTCTAGCTTTGATTTCACTTTTTAGTCCTTTAATAGCTTTTGTATTTGCAAGTTGTTTTGCTTTAAGCAATAAAAAACTATTTGTAGGAATTATTTGTTCTTTTTTAATAGTTTTAAGTACTTTTTGCTCTTTATATTTACTATTTTGCAATGAAGCTTTAAATATTAGCTTATTTGAATGGTTTATCGGAGTCAATTTTGGTTTTGTTGTAGATGCTATTTCACTTACTATGATGAGTGTTGTAGGTATTGTAGCAAGTTGTGTACATTTTTATAGTATTTTTTACATGGCTCATGATGAAGGTTTTAATAAATTTTTTGCTTATTTGGGACTTTTTGTCTTTTCCATGCTTTTTTTAGTTATGAGTGATAATTTTTTAGGACTTTTTGTGGGTTGGGAAGGTGTTGGACTTTGTTCTTGGCTTTTAATAGGATTTTGGTATAAAAATCCTACTTATTCTTTTGCGGCTAATGAAGCCTTTATTATGAACCGTATAGCTGATTTGGGTATGCTTTTGGGTATTTTTTGGTTATATTTGCAAACTCAGACCTTAAAATATGATGAAGTCTTTGCTATGGTTCAAAGTTTAGATCATAATGCCTTGATTTTAATTGGAACTTGTTTATTTATTGGAGCTATGGGAAAATCAGCACAATTTCCTTTTCATACTTGGTTAGCTGATGCTATGGCAGGACCAACTCCTGTTTCAGCTTTAATACATGCTGCAACTATGGTTACTGCAGGGGTTTATTTGCTTATTCGTGCAAGTACGATTTATGATTTAATTCCTGAAGTTTCCTATGGTATTGCTTTACTTGGATCTTTTGTGGCTATTTTTGCTGCTTCTATGGCTTTAGTGGCTAGAGATTTAAAGCGTATTATTGCTTATTCTACTTTATCACAACTTGGTTATATGTTCGTAGCTGCAGGGCTTGGAGCTTACAGCATAGCTTTATTTCACCTGCTTACACATGCTTTTTTTAAATCTTTACTTTTTTTAGGTGCTGGAAATGTAATGCATGCAATGAATAATGAACTTGATATTAAAAAAATGGGTGGACTTTTTCAACCTTTAAAATTAAGTGCTATTTTAATGTGTATAGGATCTTTAGCATTGTCTGGAATTTATCCTTTTGCGGGATTTTTTTCTAAAGATTTGATTTTGGGATATTCTTTTATATCTTTTCATCATGGTATTTTTTTAACACTTTTAATTGCAGCTTTTTTAACAGCATTTTATAGTTTTAGATTGTTAATGTTAGTATTTTTTGTTCCTATAAAGCATGAGAAACATCCTCATGAGGCTAGTAAAATAGCACTTTTAGCTATGAGTCCTTTAGTGGTTTTATCTTGTATTACAGGATTTTTTGAGCATAAATTTTTTGAATATCTTGGTACTAAATTAGTTTTTATTGATGCGCAAAATCATATAGTTATGATTTGTGCAAGTATAGCAGCTATTTTGGGTATTGTTTTAGCTATTATTGCTTATAAAAAGGCTTGGTTTAAAGAAAATATCAAAGAAAATAAAATTTATAAGCTTTTAAGCAATGATTATTTTATTCCTCAGTTTTATCATCAATTTCTTGTAAGAAAATATGAAAGTTTATGTAGTATTTTGAGATATTTTGATATTTTTATTTTTGATAAAATACTTCAAAAAATGGCTTTTTATTCTCAAAATATGTCTAAAAAAATGATTATGCCAAATAGTCTTAATTTAATGCTTAGATTTTTAATTGCTGCTTTTGTGGTTTTAATGATTTTAGTGTGGGTGGTGTAA
- a CDS encoding NADH-quinone oxidoreductase subunit M, with translation MLNYLIFFPLIAAFVVLLVKRGGVKVFSVVVSFMILVLNFEIFVDCLQGNDFNYQLSFKILKFFTYHIGVNSISLTLMLLSSLMIFLSFLFLKIEQKTFVSSIFFLEFSIMGLFSAKDGILFYVFWEFSLLPILYIIGVYGKDFKAGIKFFIYAFSGSILMLVALIYQAYLNYQLLNIFTFDLEIWKNNASAINFIEQSLLFGAFFIAFAIKAPLFPFHTWAPKLYTNSPVFISVMLVVFKMAPYGFLLFCLPLFPDASVYFMPLIVILCILSIIYNALIAYKSTNIKELIAYSSISHLGVMILGIFSLNSLGISGAVFYMFAHGIVTGSLFLMIELLYQRYHTYDICFYHSLAKKSPLFSIFFILILLASISLPLTISFVGEFLILLGIAKIHLFYAFLAGFVVILGAIYMFAIFRKMFFMQAQNTIESFSLRFREIGSLSCVVIIIFYLGLVPNMLLKPIQKDVDELIKIMNIRAIEQDSLSFLSQMGEVNVK, from the coding sequence ATGCTTAATTACTTGATATTTTTTCCTTTAATTGCTGCTTTTGTGGTTTTGCTTGTTAAACGCGGGGGAGTAAAAGTTTTTAGCGTTGTTGTAAGTTTTATGATTTTGGTTTTAAATTTTGAAATTTTTGTAGATTGTTTGCAAGGAAATGATTTTAATTATCAACTTTCTTTTAAAATTTTAAAATTTTTTACTTATCATATAGGAGTTAATAGTATTTCTCTTACATTAATGTTATTAAGTTCTTTGATGATATTTTTAAGTTTTTTATTCTTAAAAATAGAGCAAAAAACTTTTGTTTCTTCCATTTTCTTTTTAGAATTTAGCATTATGGGTCTTTTTAGTGCAAAAGATGGAATATTATTTTATGTTTTTTGGGAATTTTCTCTTTTACCTATACTTTATATTATTGGTGTTTATGGTAAAGATTTTAAAGCAGGTATTAAATTTTTTATTTATGCTTTTTCAGGGTCAATTTTAATGCTAGTAGCTTTGATTTATCAAGCTTATTTAAATTATCAGCTCTTAAATATTTTTACTTTTGATTTAGAAATTTGGAAAAATAACGCTTCTGCTATTAATTTTATAGAACAAAGCTTGCTTTTTGGTGCTTTTTTTATAGCTTTTGCTATCAAAGCTCCACTTTTTCCTTTTCATACTTGGGCACCAAAACTTTATACTAACTCACCTGTTTTTATTAGTGTAATGCTTGTAGTTTTCAAAATGGCTCCTTATGGGTTTTTATTGTTTTGCTTGCCTCTTTTTCCAGATGCAAGTGTGTATTTTATGCCTTTAATTGTAATTTTATGTATACTTAGCATTATTTATAATGCTTTAATTGCTTATAAATCAACAAATATAAAAGAATTAATTGCTTATAGCTCAATTTCTCATCTTGGTGTGATGATTTTAGGAATTTTTTCTTTAAATTCTTTAGGTATAAGTGGAGCTGTATTTTATATGTTTGCACATGGCATAGTAACAGGATCTTTATTTTTAATGATAGAGCTTTTATATCAAAGATATCATACTTATGATATTTGTTTTTATCATTCTTTGGCTAAAAAATCACCCTTATTTTCAATTTTTTTTATTTTAATTTTACTTGCTAGTATATCTTTGCCACTTACTATTTCTTTTGTGGGAGAGTTTTTAATACTTTTAGGTATAGCAAAGATTCATTTATTTTATGCTTTTTTAGCTGGATTTGTCGTTATATTAGGTGCAATTTATATGTTTGCTATTTTTAGAAAAATGTTTTTTATGCAAGCACAAAATACTATAGAATCTTTTTCTTTGCGTTTTAGGGAAATAGGTTCACTTTCATGTGTAGTTATAATAATTTTTTATTTAGGTCTTGTACCAAATATGCTTTTAAAACCTATACAAAAAGATGTAGATGAACTTATAAAAATAATGAATATTAGAGCTATTGAGCAAGATAGTTTAAGTTTTTTATCTCAAATGGGAGAAGTAAATGTTAAATGA
- a CDS encoding NADH-quinone oxidoreductase subunit N gives MLNDFLNLEFLNISLSYPFLFLIASAIVILLCSSFWKFHRSFYVSFSALSLIVSIFFILNNANIQGLNANAFLSTLNNDIISFYASLVILSFSFLYILMQKEENQGEFYALFLFMIASLLLMVSSSNLVLIFTGLESSSLALYTLIAMRGSNNAVSSAIKYFTLAAVGSGFFVMAAAFIYLKTGTLDLLAHLALKNEIQKDPMLLSAGVMIFVLCAIKLSLVPFHFWLKDVYYAAHTNLIAFISVVPKIAILAVVIRLFDFLNQTGFEYIIMVLVVFSMFAASFAALSQENIKKMFAYSSVVYSSLIILACIPLLKEQNFDGILFAIFGYWILFAFANYGIFMILSNYQNHSYEVLNGLLYKKPLIAFCLSISVLSLAAIPPFGVFWGKFMVLITVILNGYWYLALFVALSSIIMLYAYLKILIHALFVKNDKTHNIQFSFMQYFILFLCILVSVFAILLML, from the coding sequence ATGTTAAATGATTTTTTAAATTTAGAATTTTTAAATATAAGTTTATCTTATCCTTTTTTATTTTTGATTGCAAGTGCAATAGTTATTTTGCTTTGTTCTAGTTTTTGGAAGTTTCATCGTTCATTTTATGTGAGTTTTAGTGCTTTATCTTTAATTGTAAGTATTTTTTTTATTTTAAATAATGCTAATATTCAAGGTTTAAATGCAAATGCTTTTTTATCTACTTTAAATAATGATATTATTTCTTTTTATGCATCTTTAGTTATTTTATCTTTTTCATTTTTATATATTTTAATGCAAAAAGAAGAAAATCAAGGTGAATTTTATGCTTTATTTTTATTTATGATAGCTTCTTTACTTTTAATGGTATCAAGTTCAAATTTAGTACTTATTTTTACAGGACTTGAAAGTTCTTCTTTGGCTCTTTATACTCTTATAGCTATGCGTGGAAGTAATAATGCTGTTTCAAGTGCTATAAAATATTTTACTCTTGCAGCTGTAGGATCGGGTTTTTTTGTTATGGCTGCAGCTTTTATTTATTTAAAAACAGGAACTTTGGACTTATTGGCTCATTTAGCGCTTAAGAATGAAATACAAAAAGATCCTATGCTTTTGAGTGCTGGGGTAATGATTTTTGTACTTTGTGCTATTAAACTCTCTTTAGTACCTTTTCATTTTTGGCTTAAAGATGTGTATTATGCTGCACATACTAATTTAATCGCTTTCATTTCTGTTGTTCCAAAAATTGCTATTTTAGCAGTGGTTATTCGTCTTTTTGATTTTTTAAATCAGACAGGTTTTGAATATATTATCATGGTTTTAGTAGTTTTTTCTATGTTTGCAGCTTCTTTTGCTGCTTTAAGTCAAGAGAATATTAAAAAAATGTTTGCTTATAGTTCTGTGGTGTATTCTTCTTTGATTATTCTTGCATGTATTCCTTTGTTAAAAGAACAAAATTTTGATGGAATATTGTTTGCTATTTTTGGATATTGGATTTTGTTTGCATTTGCTAATTATGGTATATTTATGATTTTAAGTAATTATCAAAATCATTCTTATGAGGTTTTAAATGGACTTTTATATAAAAAACCTTTAATTGCTTTTTGTTTAAGTATTAGCGTCCTTTCTTTAGCTGCTATCCCACCTTTTGGTGTTTTTTGGGGTAAATTTATGGTTTTGATTACAGTAATTTTAAATGGATATTGGTATTTAGCTCTTTTTGTAGCTTTATCCTCTATTATTATGCTTTATGCATATTTAAAAATTTTAATTCATGCTTTATTTGTAAAAAATGATAAAACCCACAATATCCAATTTAGTTTTATGCAATATTTTATTTTATTTTTGTGTATTTTAGTTAGCGTTTTTGCTATTTTATTAATGTTGTAA